One Terriglobia bacterium DNA segment encodes these proteins:
- a CDS encoding ABC transporter ATP-binding protein, whose product MVTGAIPRIVLDKVTKVFERFAALREVSATFDASRLYAIFGDNGAGKSTLLRVISGLARPTSGTVTMLGSSDLRSVLADVGYMAHAPLLYDEMSGLENLRYFAGLYGPADEVKLREAIRTVGLDPDLDRYVGQYSQGMRQRLSLARATLNDPKVLLLDEPFSNLDPQSSKAMARLLGQMRDSGKTVLVVTHQAVHVADIADESVWMSAGKIAAREPGIRAAEAVAQS is encoded by the coding sequence CTGGTCACCGGCGCCATTCCGCGCATCGTTCTCGATAAAGTCACCAAGGTATTTGAACGATTTGCGGCGCTGCGCGAGGTGAGCGCCACCTTCGATGCCAGCCGCCTGTACGCCATCTTCGGCGACAACGGGGCGGGGAAGAGCACCCTGCTGCGCGTCATCAGCGGGCTGGCGCGCCCGACCAGCGGGACGGTCACCATGCTCGGCTCTTCAGATCTGCGATCGGTACTGGCCGATGTCGGATACATGGCGCACGCGCCGTTGCTCTACGACGAGATGAGCGGCCTCGAGAACCTGCGCTACTTCGCCGGCCTGTATGGGCCGGCGGACGAAGTGAAGCTGCGTGAGGCCATCCGCACCGTCGGCCTCGACCCCGACCTCGACCGCTACGTCGGCCAGTACTCGCAGGGCATGCGCCAGCGGCTGTCGCTGGCGCGCGCCACGTTGAACGATCCCAAGGTCCTGTTGCTGGACGAGCCGTTCTCCAATCTCGATCCGCAATCGTCCAAGGCCATGGCCCGCCTGCTGGGGCAGATGCGCGACAGCGGCAAGACCGTCCTGGTCGTCACCCACCAGGCGGTGCACGTCGCCGACATCGCCGACGAATCGGTGTGGATGTC
- a CDS encoding cytochrome c maturation protein CcmE, producing MGSSSNKFVKFGAAIGVIVVALAYLAFTGVQQSKSYYVTIKELNKMGDDAYKKRLRVAGNVAPGSIKRRGTHVEFSLEEEGKLLAVEYTGTEAPPDTFVDNSQALAEGTFGHDGVFHAKMLQAKCASKYTPKKDGQTAPAGNTAPINTTQDTRPAEGNRATP from the coding sequence ATGGGGAGTTCCAGCAACAAATTCGTGAAGTTCGGCGCAGCGATCGGCGTCATCGTGGTAGCGCTCGCGTATCTCGCCTTTACCGGAGTGCAGCAGAGCAAGAGCTACTACGTCACCATCAAAGAACTGAACAAGATGGGTGACGACGCCTACAAGAAGCGGCTGCGTGTTGCCGGCAACGTCGCGCCCGGCTCCATCAAGCGCCGCGGCACGCACGTCGAGTTCAGCCTCGAGGAAGAGGGGAAACTTCTGGCGGTCGAGTACACCGGCACCGAAGCCCCGCCCGACACGTTCGTGGACAATTCCCAGGCGCTGGCTGAGGGCACCTTCGGCCACGACGGCGTTTTCCACGCCAAGATGCTCCAGGCCAAATGCGCCTCGAAATACACGCCCAAGAAGGACGGCCAGACGGCCCCCGCGGGCAACACCGCGCCCATCAACACCACCCAGGACACCCGCCCGGCCGAGGGCAACCGGGCCACACCTTAA